From the genome of Papaver somniferum cultivar HN1 chromosome 2, ASM357369v1, whole genome shotgun sequence, one region includes:
- the LOC113351720 gene encoding uncharacterized protein LOC113351720 — MLLICIDVVYGYCLNVNIDIIVISYYNCRVLNTSSMVDKDLMKSVCNSVQYIEGVRSFIEFVHKNGGGRTMFSCPCNSCKNGKGPMSLSKIDYHFLKNGIQLTYTTWRFHGEKSHDKPRSDNVGVAVDNRGIGVDNLGNSADNGDDFSENINPACSVDENVGVHSRVHNDDGTSSSKKKIDFYERAREPLYPSCHKENTPLYAAIKLNNINTQYGFYNNGVTALLKLFKELLPDGNTLPYKFHDVKKLIQELGMDYLTYDACVNDCSLYWKDHASLVKCLMCQEPRYDKVFNDERNLTQVSRKTLIKTFSIDKLQRFYSIPWIEEAMYWNSIAQSDGNVMRHPVDSSA, encoded by the coding sequence ATGTTACTTATTTGTATAGATGTTGTGTATGGATATTGCCTGAATGTTAACATAGATATCATCGTTATTAGTTATTATAATTGCAGGGTATTAAACACGTCATCTATGGTTGATAAGGACTTGATGAAAAGTGTGTGTAATTCTGTTCAATACATAGAAGGTGTAAGATCATTCATAGAGTTTGTTCATAAAAATGGTGGTGGCAGAACGATGTTCTCCTGTCCTTGTAACAGTTGTAAGAATGGTAAAGGACCTATGTCTCTAAGTAAAATTGATTATCATTTTCTCAAGAATGGTATTCAGTTGACCTATACAACGTGGCGTTTCCATGGGGAAAAGTCACATGATAAACCCAGAAGTGATAATGTAGGAGTTGCAGTTGACAACAGAGGAATTGGAGTTGACAATCTAGGAAATTCAGCTGACAATGGAGATGATTTTTCCGAGAACATTAATCCTGCTTGTAGTGTAGATGAGAATGTTGGCGTACATAGTAGGGTTCACAATGATGATGGAACTAGTAGTAGCAagaaaaaaatagatttttatgAGCGTGCTAGAGAACCTTTATATCCTTCATGTCATAAGGAAAATACACCATTGTATGCCGCTATTAAACTAAATAACATAAATACCCAATATGGATTTTATAACAACGGTGTCACTGCACTCTTAAAATTGTTTAAGGAGTTGCTTCCTGATGGAAATACACTGCCGTACAAGTTCCATGATGTAAAAAAGTTGATACAAGAACTAGGGATGGACTACTTAACCTATGATGCATGTGTCAATGATTGTAGTTTATACTGGAAGGATCATGCATCATTGGTTAAGTGTCTTATGTGTCAAGAACCTAGGTATGATAAGGTATTTAATGACGAGAGAAATCTTACTCAAGTTTCTCGCAAGACGTTAATTAAGACATTTTCCATTGATAAACTGCAAAGGTTCTATAGTATACCATGGATAGAAGAGGCAATGTATTGGAATTCCATAGCACAATCAGATGGAAATGTTATGCGTCATCCAGTTGATTCTTCAGCCTGA